The proteins below come from a single Burkholderia contaminans genomic window:
- a CDS encoding IclR family transcriptional regulator: MTTYIVDAVDSALKLLTYVAEHPNLGVTELASQLGINKSRTYRMLCTLELHRFVVQDPRTSTYALGPQAFVIGVAASQQNALVRAAHRHMLALNQAINETVVLRVREGLESVCVARCETTHAVRTVGAVGNRRPINFGASGKVLLAFAPDPVRDEYLAQLRRNGHADDPAKLAGELDAVARKGYAVSSGEVTPGAVGIAVPVRDLTGATVASVSVTGPEVRVSHADIPDYLERLQACSLAISAELGYVPARAALQPA; the protein is encoded by the coding sequence ATGACGACCTATATCGTCGACGCCGTCGACAGCGCGCTGAAGCTGCTGACCTACGTGGCCGAACACCCGAACCTCGGCGTGACCGAGCTCGCATCGCAGCTCGGCATCAACAAGTCGCGCACCTACCGGATGCTGTGCACGCTGGAACTGCACCGTTTCGTCGTGCAGGACCCGCGCACGTCCACCTATGCGCTCGGCCCGCAGGCGTTCGTGATCGGCGTGGCCGCGTCGCAGCAGAACGCGCTCGTGCGCGCCGCGCACCGGCACATGCTCGCGCTCAACCAGGCGATCAACGAGACCGTCGTGCTGCGCGTGCGCGAAGGGCTCGAATCGGTGTGCGTCGCGCGCTGCGAAACGACGCATGCGGTGCGCACCGTCGGTGCGGTCGGCAACCGCCGGCCGATCAATTTCGGCGCATCGGGCAAGGTGCTGCTCGCCTTCGCGCCCGATCCGGTGCGCGACGAATACCTCGCGCAACTGCGCCGAAACGGGCACGCCGACGATCCGGCGAAGCTCGCCGGCGAACTCGACGCAGTCGCCCGCAAGGGCTACGCGGTGAGCAGCGGCGAGGTGACGCCCGGCGCGGTCGGGATCGCGGTGCCGGTGCGCGACCTGACCGGCGCAACGGTCGCGTCGGTCAGCGTGACGGGGCCCGAGGTGCGCGTGAGCCACGCCGACATCCCCGACTATCTCGAGCGCCTGCAGGCGTGCAGCCTCGCCATTTCCGCCGAACTCGGCTACGTCCCGGCGCGCGCCGCGCTGCAACCGGCCTGA
- the selD gene encoding selenide, water dikinase SelD has protein sequence MTEATQAQPAVPRLTSLSHGGGCGCKIAPGVLSELLKRATPPALFPDLLVGTETSDDAAVYRLNDEQAIVATTDFFMPIVDDPFDFGRIAATNALSDVYAMGGKPILALALVGMPINVLPHETIAAVLRGGESVCADAGIPVAGGHSIDSVEPIYGLAAIGVVHPSRVKRNAAARAGDVLVLGKPLGVGVLSAALKKNQLDADGYAQMVATTTKLNRPGAELAALPGVHALTDVTGFGLLGHTLELARGAHLTARVHYASLPWLAGVEAFVADGVFTGASGRNWAAYGADVQLAATLPPVAQALLTDPQTSGGLLVACAPEAVDDVLACFRADGFDRAGVIGEMVDGPARVDVA, from the coding sequence ATGACCGAAGCCACCCAAGCCCAGCCTGCCGTTCCGCGCCTCACGAGCCTGTCACATGGCGGCGGCTGCGGCTGCAAGATTGCGCCGGGCGTGCTGTCCGAGCTGCTGAAGCGCGCGACGCCGCCCGCGCTGTTCCCGGATCTGCTGGTCGGCACCGAGACGTCCGACGACGCGGCCGTCTACCGCCTCAACGACGAGCAGGCGATCGTCGCGACCACCGACTTCTTCATGCCGATCGTCGACGATCCGTTCGACTTCGGCCGCATCGCCGCGACCAACGCGCTGTCCGACGTCTATGCGATGGGCGGCAAGCCGATCCTCGCGCTCGCGCTGGTCGGCATGCCGATCAACGTGCTGCCGCACGAGACGATCGCGGCCGTGCTGCGCGGCGGCGAATCGGTGTGCGCGGACGCCGGCATCCCGGTCGCGGGCGGCCATTCGATCGATTCCGTCGAGCCGATTTACGGGCTCGCGGCGATCGGCGTCGTGCACCCGTCGCGCGTGAAGCGCAATGCGGCCGCGCGCGCGGGCGACGTCCTCGTGCTCGGCAAGCCGCTCGGCGTCGGCGTGTTGTCCGCCGCGCTGAAAAAGAACCAGCTCGATGCCGATGGCTATGCGCAGATGGTCGCGACGACCACCAAGCTGAACCGGCCGGGCGCCGAACTCGCCGCGCTGCCGGGCGTGCATGCGCTGACCGACGTCACGGGCTTCGGGCTGCTCGGCCATACGCTCGAGCTGGCGCGCGGCGCGCACCTCACCGCGCGCGTGCACTATGCGTCGCTGCCGTGGCTCGCGGGCGTCGAGGCGTTCGTCGCCGATGGCGTGTTCACCGGTGCGTCGGGCCGCAACTGGGCCGCGTACGGCGCGGACGTGCAACTGGCCGCTACGCTGCCGCCCGTCGCGCAGGCGCTGCTGACCGACCCGCAGACGTCGGGCGGCTTGCTGGTCGCGTGCGCGCCGGAGGCCGTCGACGACGTGCTCGCATGCTTCCGTGCCGACGGCTTCGACCGCGCGGGCGTGATCGGCGAGATGGTGGACGGGCCTGCGCGCGTCGACGTCGCGTGA
- a CDS encoding PLP-dependent aminotransferase family protein codes for MRASVLSDWLAQRLVRGGEQPIYRQLHRLLQQAILSRELPAGTRVPSSRLLAAELGIARNTVTQVYEQLALEGYVNSATGRGTFVADSAPDEIVGAPPDAAAARPALVQASVRRLSARGTRLVEGAGVSKRQGGAFMPGVPDVSRFPARVWTRLHNKYWRRLRPDLLTYAPGGGLALLREALADYLRTSRSVRCTPEQIVITTGIHQSIDLAVRLLTDPGDAIWTEDPCYWGVRSVLNVSGLTTRPIPVDDEGIAPSAADLAEPPKLMLVTPSHQYPLGMVMSLARRRMLLEYARQHGCWIIEDDYDSEFRYGSRPLASLQGLDTAGQVIYVGSFGKTLFPGLRVGYLVAPEPLAESFATASAELYREGQLLQQAVLAEFIAEGHFVSHIRKMRTLYGQRREVLLDAVAQRYGNTLHALGSDAGLHLVTQLPEGVDDRAVAQAALERNIVVRPLSGYYADRERAAPGLLLGYACVPEDEIATAFATLAEAIDERAFGRVVEVA; via the coding sequence ATGCGCGCGAGCGTGTTGTCGGACTGGCTGGCGCAGCGCCTCGTGCGCGGCGGCGAACAGCCGATCTACCGGCAGCTTCACCGGCTGCTGCAACAGGCGATCCTGTCGCGCGAACTGCCGGCCGGCACGCGCGTGCCGTCGTCGCGGCTCCTGGCCGCCGAGCTCGGGATCGCGCGCAACACGGTCACGCAGGTTTACGAGCAGCTTGCACTCGAAGGCTATGTGAACTCGGCAACCGGCCGCGGCACGTTCGTCGCCGACAGCGCGCCGGACGAGATCGTCGGTGCGCCGCCCGACGCGGCCGCCGCCCGCCCGGCGCTCGTGCAGGCTTCCGTGCGGCGGCTGTCCGCGCGCGGCACGCGGCTCGTCGAAGGCGCCGGTGTATCGAAACGGCAGGGCGGCGCGTTCATGCCGGGCGTGCCCGATGTGTCGCGATTTCCGGCGCGCGTGTGGACGCGGCTGCACAACAAGTACTGGCGGCGCCTGCGCCCCGACCTGCTGACCTATGCGCCGGGCGGCGGGCTCGCGCTGCTGCGCGAGGCGCTGGCCGACTACCTGCGCACGTCGCGCTCGGTGCGCTGCACGCCCGAGCAGATCGTGATCACGACCGGCATCCACCAGTCGATCGACCTCGCGGTGCGGCTGCTGACCGACCCGGGCGACGCGATCTGGACCGAGGATCCGTGCTACTGGGGCGTGCGCAGCGTGCTGAACGTGTCGGGGCTGACGACGCGGCCGATTCCGGTCGACGACGAAGGCATCGCGCCGTCGGCCGCCGATCTCGCCGAACCGCCGAAGCTGATGCTCGTCACGCCGTCGCACCAGTATCCGCTCGGGATGGTGATGAGCCTCGCGCGGCGGCGGATGCTGCTCGAATACGCGCGCCAGCACGGCTGCTGGATCATCGAGGACGACTACGACAGCGAATTCCGCTACGGCAGCCGGCCGCTCGCGTCGCTGCAGGGTCTCGATACGGCCGGGCAGGTGATCTATGTCGGCAGTTTCGGCAAGACGCTGTTCCCGGGGCTGCGGGTCGGCTACCTGGTCGCGCCGGAGCCGCTCGCGGAAAGTTTCGCGACCGCCAGCGCCGAGCTGTATCGCGAAGGGCAGTTGCTGCAGCAGGCGGTGCTGGCCGAATTCATCGCGGAAGGGCACTTCGTGTCGCACATCCGCAAGATGCGCACGTTGTATGGGCAGCGCCGCGAGGTGCTGCTCGACGCGGTCGCGCAGCGCTACGGCAACACGCTGCACGCGCTCGGCAGCGATGCCGGGCTGCATCTGGTCACGCAGTTGCCGGAAGGCGTCGACGATCGCGCGGTCGCGCAGGCCGCGCTCGAACGCAATATCGTCGTGCGGCCGTTGTCCGGCTATTACGCGGACCGCGAACGTGCGGCGCCGGGGTTGCTGCTCGGCTACGCGTGCGTGCCGGAGGACGAGATCGCGACCGCGTTCGCGACGCTCGCCGAGGCGATCGACGAGCGGGCGTTTGGTCGGGTGGTCGAGGTGGCTTGA
- a CDS encoding porin: MKQKGMAVALAGIATAAGAMHAHAQSSVTLYGVVDSGITYTNNQNGHAAWQATGGNEQGTRFGLLGKEDLGGGTRAVFRLENGFNIESGAASQGGRLFGRRAYVGLENDRWGTLTMGRQYNAAQEVLEPLQIGATTALTQYALHPFDTDDLNNTFRTNNSVQYQTPTWYGLRAVGLYGFSNSTSFAQNRVWSIGTSYENGPLQLGAAYVRVDHPALDTAGAAASDNYYTFIKGVTRQQIWGAGGAYAWGAATFGLLYTSSLFNLQTGGAMRFNNYEGSVRYLMTPALQFALGETYTQVLASQGPKPSSHYLQTSVGAQYFLSKRTDIYVNAFYQRASSNTVAAIEGISNPSSTRTQIVAVTGIRHKF, encoded by the coding sequence ATGAAGCAAAAAGGAATGGCGGTCGCGCTGGCGGGTATCGCAACGGCGGCGGGTGCGATGCACGCGCATGCGCAGTCGAGCGTGACGCTGTACGGCGTGGTCGATTCGGGGATCACGTACACGAACAACCAGAACGGGCATGCCGCGTGGCAGGCGACCGGCGGCAACGAGCAGGGCACGCGCTTCGGGCTGCTCGGCAAGGAAGACCTCGGCGGCGGCACGCGCGCGGTGTTCCGCCTCGAGAACGGTTTCAACATCGAGAGCGGCGCCGCGAGCCAGGGCGGCCGGCTGTTCGGGCGCCGCGCATACGTCGGGCTGGAGAACGACCGCTGGGGCACGCTGACGATGGGCCGCCAGTACAACGCGGCGCAGGAAGTGCTGGAGCCGCTGCAGATCGGCGCGACCACCGCGCTCACGCAGTACGCGCTGCATCCGTTCGATACCGACGACCTGAACAACACGTTCCGCACCAACAACTCGGTGCAGTACCAGACGCCCACGTGGTACGGGCTGCGCGCGGTCGGCCTGTATGGCTTCTCGAATTCGACGTCGTTCGCGCAAAACCGCGTGTGGAGCATCGGCACGAGCTACGAGAACGGGCCGCTGCAACTTGGTGCGGCGTACGTGCGCGTCGATCATCCGGCGCTCGACACCGCCGGCGCGGCGGCGTCCGACAACTACTACACGTTCATCAAGGGCGTGACACGCCAGCAGATCTGGGGCGCGGGCGGCGCGTACGCGTGGGGCGCTGCGACGTTCGGGCTGCTGTACACGAGCTCGCTGTTCAACCTGCAGACGGGCGGCGCGATGCGTTTCAACAACTACGAGGGCAGCGTGCGCTACCTGATGACGCCCGCGCTGCAGTTCGCGCTCGGCGAAACCTACACGCAGGTGCTCGCATCGCAGGGGCCGAAGCCGAGCTCGCACTACCTGCAGACGAGCGTCGGTGCGCAGTATTTCCTGTCGAAGCGTACCGATATCTACGTGAACGCGTTCTACCAGCGTGCGTCGTCGAACACGGTGGCCGCGATCGAAGGAATCTCGAATCCGTCGAGCACGCGCACGCAGATCGTCGCGGTGACCGGCATCCGGCACAAGTTCTGA
- a CDS encoding DMT family transporter — MDHLFIGLVLCSALLHAIWNAFLHVSEDRLVQLGTMSLPYFVFGVAGAALLPAPAPAAWPYIAGSAVLEVAYCFTLARAYRSGEFGQIYPIARGISPLLVSVLALAILHERPTPFGFAGIALVSFGIMSLALRRGFRFSGEGVPFALLTGVFIAAYSICDGIGSRVSGSALGYIAWVYVLWSVPQFVLVCAVRGGPRAVLGSRTALTQGAIAGTISLAAYGIVILAYRYLPVGTVSALRETSSIFAVAIGWLVMRERPGAQRLAACALVVAGAALIRL, encoded by the coding sequence ATGGACCACCTCTTCATCGGCCTCGTGCTGTGCTCCGCGTTGCTGCACGCGATCTGGAATGCCTTCCTCCACGTCAGCGAAGACCGGCTCGTCCAGCTCGGCACGATGTCGCTGCCGTATTTCGTGTTCGGCGTCGCCGGCGCCGCGCTGCTGCCCGCGCCAGCGCCTGCCGCGTGGCCGTATATCGCCGGGTCGGCCGTGCTCGAGGTCGCGTACTGCTTCACGCTGGCGCGGGCGTACCGCAGCGGCGAATTCGGGCAGATCTACCCGATCGCACGCGGGATTTCTCCGCTGCTCGTGTCGGTACTCGCGCTCGCGATTCTGCACGAGCGGCCGACGCCGTTCGGCTTCGCGGGCATCGCACTCGTGTCGTTCGGCATCATGTCGCTCGCACTGCGGCGCGGCTTCCGGTTCTCCGGCGAAGGCGTGCCGTTTGCGCTGCTCACGGGCGTGTTCATCGCCGCCTATTCGATCTGCGACGGCATCGGCTCGCGCGTGTCCGGCAGCGCGCTCGGCTACATCGCGTGGGTGTACGTGCTGTGGAGCGTGCCGCAGTTCGTGCTCGTGTGCGCGGTGCGAGGCGGCCCGCGCGCGGTGCTCGGCTCGCGCACCGCACTCACGCAGGGCGCGATCGCCGGCACCATTTCGCTCGCCGCGTACGGCATCGTGATCCTCGCGTACCGGTACTTGCCGGTCGGGACGGTATCGGCGCTGCGCGAAACGAGCTCGATCTTCGCGGTCGCGATCGGCTGGCTCGTGATGCGCGAGCGGCCCGGCGCGCAGCGGCTCGCCGCGTGCGCGTTGGTGGTGGCGGGCGCGGCGCTGATCCGGCTATAA
- a CDS encoding SLC13 family permease: MSASSPNPAGARAADATPLAAPADAATHDAAGNAPGDASAHAGRAPHPHGKMLHPVVMMLWVLAVAIALTWIVDSGRFERNGRLVVPGTYHVVPKTTALTTLVAPAVSHSTPTHAMPASLVSAFVAIPEGLLKNAPLIVMVMFVGGMFGVMRRTGVVDAGIDRLLQLTGNNAYLLTPMLMILIGLGSTLLGFISEYLVIIPMVVVIARRLGLSDLFAVALVALAAKIGYIASVTNPLALAVAQPLVGVPLFSGVALRAAVFVVFLTIGILYLLRYVRSTGYRAGQTATGHVAQATAKLSLRHKATLVVFAAAVAMLIYGTRELKWGNVELAAFYTFVSIATAVIGGLDSRSAADAFVDGMKNMILAALLMGLAASVELLLQNSLVLDTLINFFTRLADGQSPVWVANGLMGVQMVLDVFIPSVSGKAAVSMPIIGPIAQLSGVSGQTSVLAFVLGGGLTNLVTPTSGMLLAYLATARVDFGAWIRFVLPLFLTLLALSCVVLTFAVWIGY; the protein is encoded by the coding sequence ATGTCCGCCTCTTCCCCGAACCCGGCCGGCGCACGCGCCGCCGACGCCACCCCGCTCGCGGCACCGGCTGATGCAGCGACCCACGACGCGGCCGGCAATGCGCCCGGCGACGCATCGGCCCACGCCGGCCGCGCGCCGCATCCGCACGGCAAGATGCTGCATCCGGTCGTGATGATGCTGTGGGTGCTGGCCGTCGCGATCGCACTCACCTGGATCGTCGATTCCGGCCGCTTCGAGCGCAACGGCCGGCTTGTCGTGCCGGGCACCTATCACGTGGTGCCGAAGACCACGGCGCTCACGACGCTCGTTGCACCGGCAGTCAGCCACAGCACGCCCACGCATGCGATGCCCGCGAGCCTCGTCTCGGCATTCGTCGCGATACCGGAAGGATTGCTGAAGAATGCGCCGCTGATCGTGATGGTGATGTTCGTCGGCGGGATGTTCGGCGTGATGCGCCGCACCGGCGTGGTCGACGCGGGCATCGACCGGCTGCTGCAGCTCACCGGCAACAATGCGTACCTGCTCACACCGATGCTGATGATCCTGATCGGGCTCGGCAGCACGCTGCTCGGCTTCATCTCCGAGTACCTCGTGATCATTCCGATGGTGGTCGTGATCGCACGGCGCCTGGGTCTCTCCGACCTGTTCGCGGTCGCACTGGTCGCGCTGGCCGCGAAGATCGGCTATATCGCGTCGGTCACGAACCCGCTCGCGCTGGCCGTCGCGCAGCCGCTGGTCGGCGTGCCGCTGTTCAGCGGCGTCGCGCTGCGCGCGGCCGTGTTCGTCGTCTTCCTGACGATCGGCATCCTGTACCTGCTGCGCTACGTGCGCAGCACCGGCTATCGCGCCGGGCAAACCGCAACCGGCCATGTAGCACAAGCAACCGCGAAGCTGTCGCTGCGCCACAAGGCGACACTGGTCGTGTTCGCGGCGGCGGTCGCGATGCTGATCTACGGCACGCGCGAACTGAAGTGGGGCAACGTCGAGCTGGCGGCGTTCTATACGTTCGTGAGCATCGCAACGGCCGTGATCGGCGGGCTCGATTCGCGCAGCGCGGCGGACGCGTTCGTCGACGGGATGAAGAACATGATCCTCGCGGCGCTGTTGATGGGGCTCGCCGCTTCCGTCGAACTGCTGCTGCAGAACAGCCTCGTGCTCGACACGCTGATCAACTTCTTCACGCGGCTCGCGGATGGTCAGTCGCCGGTGTGGGTCGCGAACGGGCTGATGGGGGTGCAGATGGTGCTCGACGTGTTCATTCCATCGGTGTCCGGCAAGGCGGCGGTCAGCATGCCTATCATCGGGCCGATCGCGCAGCTCTCGGGCGTGAGCGGCCAGACGTCGGTGCTCGCATTCGTGCTCGGCGGCGGGCTGACGAACCTCGTCACGCCGACGTCCGGGATGCTGCTCGCGTATCTGGCCACCGCGCGCGTCGATTTCGGCGCGTGGATCCGCTTCGTGCTGCCGCTGTTCCTGACGCTGCTCGCGCTGTCGTGCGTCGTGCTGACGTTCGCGGTGTGGATCGGGTATTGA
- a CDS encoding N-formylglutamate amidohydrolase: MLTFNCNNATAGASPAYFVATPTVPALPIVVDSPHSGIAYPPDFATVAPDDAIRTTWDAYIDELWAGAPARGGTLLGATFPRAYIDPNRAETDIDATLLAEPWPEPLSPQPYTQRGMGLIRRDALPGVPLYDRKLSLEAVRHRIDAYYLPYRRALAGIAEPLHAAHGALWHIDCHSMKSRGNAMNVDAGALRPHVVVSDRRGTTADPAFTAWTAQWFAEAGYRVQVNDPYQGGDLLTALADPARQRHSIQIEFNRALYMDEAAFAKHAGFATLKRSVDAYLDALADYVRARIAPQGEIA, encoded by the coding sequence ATGCTGACGTTTAATTGCAACAACGCGACTGCCGGCGCATCGCCTGCGTATTTCGTCGCGACGCCGACGGTGCCGGCCCTGCCGATCGTCGTCGACTCGCCGCACAGCGGCATCGCGTATCCGCCGGACTTCGCCACCGTCGCGCCCGATGACGCGATCCGCACGACGTGGGACGCGTACATCGACGAACTGTGGGCCGGCGCGCCCGCGCGCGGCGGCACGCTGCTCGGCGCGACGTTTCCGCGCGCGTACATCGACCCGAACCGCGCGGAAACCGACATCGACGCGACGCTGCTCGCCGAGCCCTGGCCCGAGCCGCTGTCGCCTCAGCCGTACACGCAGCGCGGGATGGGGCTGATCCGGCGCGACGCGCTGCCCGGCGTGCCGCTGTACGACCGCAAGCTGTCGCTCGAAGCAGTCCGCCACCGGATCGACGCGTACTACCTGCCGTACCGCCGCGCGCTCGCCGGCATCGCCGAGCCGCTGCACGCCGCGCACGGCGCGCTTTGGCATATCGACTGCCATTCGATGAAGTCGCGCGGCAACGCGATGAACGTCGACGCGGGCGCATTGCGGCCGCACGTCGTCGTCAGCGACCGGCGCGGCACGACCGCCGACCCGGCCTTCACCGCGTGGACCGCGCAGTGGTTCGCCGAGGCCGGCTATCGCGTGCAGGTCAACGACCCGTACCAGGGCGGCGACCTGCTGACCGCGCTCGCCGATCCCGCGCGGCAGCGGCACAGCATCCAGATCGAATTCAATCGCGCGCTGTACATGGACGAGGCCGCGTTCGCGAAACACGCAGGATTTGCGACGCTGAAGCGCTCGGTCGACGCCTATCTCGACGCGCTCGCCGATTACGTCCGCGCGCGCATCGCGCCGCAGGGAGAAATCGCATGA
- a CDS encoding 4-aminobutyrate--2-oxoglutarate transaminase translates to MKNADLQARKNAATPRGVGVMCDFYAARAENAELWDVEGRRFIDFAAGIAVLNTGHRHPKIVKAIADQLNNFTHTAYQIVPYASYVELAEKINDRAPGDFPKKTAFFTTGAEAVENAIKIARAATGRPGVIAFSGGFHGRTMMGMALTGKVAPYKLNFGPFPGDVFHAPYPNAVHGVTTADSIKAIEMLFKADIDPKRVAAIIFEPVQGEGGFNPAPAEFVRALRKICNEHGILLIADEVQTGFARTGKLFAMQHYDVLADLITMAKSLAGGMPLSGVVGRADVMDAAAPGGLGGTYAGNPLAVASAHAVLEIIDEEKLCERATQLGDVLKAKLNALQADVPQIADVRGPGAMIAVEFLKPGSGEPDAEFTKRVQTRALERGLLLLVCGVYSNVVRFLFPLTIPQAVFDEALVILEEVLKETVGVPA, encoded by the coding sequence GTGAAGAATGCCGACCTGCAGGCCCGCAAGAACGCCGCCACCCCGCGCGGCGTTGGCGTGATGTGCGATTTCTACGCAGCCCGCGCCGAGAACGCGGAACTGTGGGATGTCGAAGGCCGCCGCTTCATCGATTTCGCCGCCGGCATCGCGGTGCTGAACACCGGCCACCGCCACCCGAAGATCGTCAAGGCGATCGCGGATCAGCTGAACAACTTCACGCACACCGCTTACCAGATCGTCCCGTACGCGTCGTACGTCGAGCTGGCTGAAAAGATCAACGACCGCGCGCCGGGCGATTTCCCGAAGAAGACTGCGTTCTTCACGACCGGCGCGGAAGCCGTCGAGAACGCGATCAAGATCGCGCGCGCAGCAACCGGCCGTCCGGGCGTCATCGCGTTCTCGGGCGGCTTCCACGGCCGCACGATGATGGGCATGGCGCTGACCGGCAAGGTCGCTCCGTACAAGCTGAACTTCGGCCCGTTCCCGGGCGACGTGTTCCACGCGCCGTACCCGAACGCCGTGCACGGCGTGACGACCGCCGACTCGATCAAGGCGATCGAGATGCTGTTCAAGGCCGACATCGATCCGAAGCGCGTCGCCGCGATCATCTTCGAACCGGTCCAGGGCGAAGGCGGCTTCAACCCGGCGCCGGCCGAGTTCGTGCGCGCGCTGCGCAAGATCTGTAACGAGCACGGCATCCTGCTGATCGCCGACGAAGTGCAGACGGGCTTCGCGCGTACCGGCAAGCTGTTCGCGATGCAGCACTACGACGTGCTGGCCGACCTGATCACGATGGCGAAGAGCCTTGCAGGCGGCATGCCGCTGTCGGGCGTCGTCGGCCGTGCGGACGTGATGGACGCGGCAGCGCCCGGCGGCCTCGGCGGCACGTACGCGGGCAACCCGCTGGCCGTCGCATCGGCACACGCGGTGCTCGAGATCATCGACGAAGAGAAGCTGTGCGAGCGCGCAACGCAACTGGGCGACGTGCTGAAGGCGAAGCTGAACGCACTGCAGGCCGACGTGCCGCAGATCGCCGACGTGCGCGGCCCGGGCGCGATGATCGCGGTCGAGTTCCTGAAGCCGGGCTCGGGCGAGCCGGATGCGGAATTCACAAAGCGCGTGCAGACGCGTGCGCTCGAGCGCGGCCTGCTGCTGCTCGTGTGCGGCGTGTACTCGAACGTCGTGCGCTTCCTGTTCCCGCTGACGATCCCGCAAGCCGTGTTCGACGAAGCGCTCGTGATCCTCGAGGAAGTGCTGAAGGAAACGGTCGGCGTGCCGGCCTGA
- a CDS encoding LysE family translocator, giving the protein MNDFLFGLMIALSVGPVALMIANYGMRAGTASGVRAAVGVATADGCYAVIAFTLGAMLASTLAAHLLLFRLVGALVLLAMGARMLWQALRDRRRTLDGDARPPGSRPFSSMFFVTLANPLTILLFYGYATAAAGAHRHWLLGAACVFAGSLAGQLVFAFGGSVIGRIVKSPGLLAASHVVAALVVLGYGVAGLARL; this is encoded by the coding sequence ATGAACGACTTCCTGTTCGGGCTGATGATCGCGCTGTCGGTCGGGCCCGTTGCGCTGATGATCGCGAACTACGGGATGCGCGCCGGCACCGCAAGCGGCGTGCGCGCGGCGGTGGGCGTCGCGACGGCCGACGGCTGTTATGCGGTTATCGCGTTCACGCTCGGCGCGATGCTCGCGAGCACGCTCGCCGCGCATCTGTTGCTGTTTCGGCTGGTCGGCGCGCTCGTGCTGCTCGCGATGGGCGCGCGGATGCTGTGGCAGGCGCTGCGGGATCGCCGCCGCACGCTCGACGGTGATGCACGGCCGCCAGGTAGCCGCCCGTTTTCATCGATGTTCTTCGTCACGCTGGCGAACCCGCTCACGATCCTGTTGTTCTATGGTTATGCAACGGCTGCCGCCGGGGCGCACCGGCACTGGCTGCTGGGTGCCGCGTGCGTGTTTGCCGGCAGCCTCGCGGGGCAGCTCGTGTTCGCATTCGGCGGCAGCGTGATCGGCCGGATCGTGAAGTCACCGGGGTTGCTCGCCGCGAGCCATGTGGTCGCGGCGCTTGTCGTGCTGGGTTACGGCGTGGCGGGGCTGGCGCGGTTGTAG